Part of the Aquamicrobium lusatiense genome is shown below.
GCTCCATTGTGACACGACGAGACTGAGACCCCCAGGCCCGTCATTCAGGTGCATCTTTATGAGCCGAAGCAACGCAAAATTCTATTTCGGGAATGGCATTGGGCTCAGATTTGGGGAGATGCCAGACATTGATCCGCGAGCTTGAACTTCGACGATTTATGACGTCGGTTTTCTTGCGACTGGCAACGCTTGCCTTTGCGATAGCGCTTGTCGCCGCGGCTGGTTCGTCTTCTGGCGAAAGCGAGCCGCCGCCCGCTGGCGGCGAACGAATAACTGTAGAGAGTATCAGATGAACGGAATTATGAGAGCAGGCGCGCTGATGTTTCTCTCGCTGACCGTGGCGAGCTGCAGCAATGAGTCGGCCGGAAATGCCGGAATGGGGCCTCCGGGCGGATCAATGGGGCCGGTGGAAGTCGGCGTGGTCACGCTGCAAAGTCAGCCGGTTCCGCGCAGCGCTGAGTTGCCCGGGCGAGTGGTGGCGTCTGCCACGGCGGAGGTGCGCCCGCAGGTCGACGGGCTTGTGCGTAGAATCGCCTTCCGCGAGGGCCATGACGTCAAAGCAGGCGATGTTCTTTACGAACTCGACGATACGAAGTTCAGGGCGGCCTACGCGGCTGCCGAAGCTTCGCTTAAGAAGGCTGAAGCTGCCACAGCCGGAGCGAGGGCAACGTTCGAGAGGAACGAGAAACTGGCAGCGACCAATGCCGTCAGCGCGCAAACTCTCGACGACGCCCGCTCGACGCTCTTACAAGCTCAGGCAGATGAGGAATCCGCCAAGGCATCCCTCCAGACGGCCCGCATCAACCTCGACAACACCATGATCCGTGCCCCCATCGGCGGCGGCGTCGGCATATCGAATGTAAGTGTCGGTGCACTTGTCAACGAGAACCAGACCGACGCCCTGGTAACGATAAGGCAGATGGACCCTGTCTATGTGGATCTGGTCGATTCGAGTGTCAATCTGTTGCGTGTTCGCGACGAAATCGCTGCTGGGCGGCTCGGTCGCGAGTCAGGCTCACCCGCTCCGATATCACTGACGCTTGAGAATGGACGGGAATACGAGCGGACAGGAACGCTTTCTCTGGCCGACATGGTTGTCAGCCAGACGACAGGTACTTTCATGGTCCGCGCGTCATTCGAGAACCCCGACCGGGTCCTGATTCCCGGCATGTTCGTCCGCGCCAAAGTCGATTTCGGCTCGATACCGGATGCGTTCCTCGTGCCGCAACGCGCGGTGTCGCGCAACGAGACTGGGGACGCCACGATCTATCTGGCCTCGGCAGCCAACAAGGCGGAGATACGAAAGATTTCAACGCGTGGAGCGCTCGGTAATGACTGGATCGTCACCGACGGCGTGAAGAATGGTGACCGGCTGGTCGTTGACGGATTTCAGAACATATCGGACGGAACCGAGATCGAAGCGGTGGAAGTGTCCGTTGATGATGATGGCGTCGTTCCTCAGAGCCTGAATCAGGCGGCATCAGACACGCAGGAGATGCCGCGATGAACATTTCTTCACCGCGCAATGCGATCGCCAGTTTCTTCATCGCGCGTCCGGTGTTTGCGATCGTTCTGGCCATTGGCGCCGTCCTCGGCGGACTTATGGGAATCAACTCACTATCGATCTCGCAATATCCGGAGATCGCGCCCGTCACCATCCGCGTATCAGCCACATATACCGGTGCGACCGCCGATGCCGTTGAGAACTCGGTCACCCGGAAGATCGAGGGCGCCATGACGGGTCTTGATGGCCTGCTCTACATGGAGTCGACATCCAGCACCGGCTCCGCCTCACTGTCTCTCACTTTTGCCAACGGCACCGATCCCGAGCTTGCGCAGGTCGAGGTTCAGAACAAGATTTCAACCGTCGAGTCCCAGCTTCCCGATGCAGTGCGTGACCGGGGTGTTCGCGTCAGCCGTTCCCCGTCGGGCATCCTGATGATCGGCAATATCGTCTCGCGGGACGGCCGCTATACCTCGTCTGAATTGTCCGACATCATGTCGAGCCGGATCGAGGAGCGCATTGAGAGGTTGGACGGCGTGGGGTCGATCCAGTCCTTCGGTTCGGGCTACGCCATGCGTATCTGGCTCGATCCGTCAGCCATGCAGAAGTATCAGCTTGTGCCGGGTGACGTGACGGCGGCGATCGGGGCCCAGAACGTGCAGGTCGCTGCGGGTTCGATCGGTGCTGCGCCGGCCGTCAAGGGGCAGCAATTGAAGGCCAGCATTGTCGCGCGAACGCAGATGACGTCGGCGGAAGAGTTCGAACGGATCATCCTGAAGACCGACGAAGACGGCTCAGTGGTGCGTCTCGCCGATGTAGCCCGTATCGAAATCGGCCTTGAGACCTATGGCCAGAGCTCCACCTTCAACGGTTTGCCGGCTGCGGGCTTCGGTGTGCAGCTTGCCTCGGGCGCCAACGCGATCTCCACAGCACAACTCGTTCATGCCGAGCTTGACAGCCTCGCCGGAGCGCTGCCGGAGGGAGTTGAGATCGCCTATTCTTACGAGACTACGCCTTTCGTCGAACTGTCGATCGAGAAGGTGGTGGAAACTCTGATCGAGGCGATCATACTTGTCTTCCTCGTACTGCTGCTTTTCCTGCAGAACCTGCGCGCAACGCTTATTCCGATGATTGCCGTCCCGGTCGTGCTTCTGGGCACGTTCGGAGTGCTGGCGGCGCTCGGCTATTCCATCAACATGCTCACCATGTTCGCCATGGTGCTGGCCATCGGTCTTCTGGTCGACGACGCCATCGTCGTGGTCGAGAATGTCGAGCGCATCATGCGCGACGAGAAGCTTTCCGCGCGCGAGGCGACCGAGAAATCCATGGGCGAGATCACCGGCGCGCTCGTCGGCATCGGGCTGGTGTTGACCGCCGTCTTCATCCCTATGGCGTTCTTCTCCGGCTCCGTTGGTGTCATCTACCGGCAATTCTCGGTGACGATTGCCAGCGCGATGATCCTGTCGGTGCTGGTTGCGATTATCCTGACGCCGGCCCTGTGCGCGTTGATGCTCAAGCCCGCGCATGACGGACTCCTGGCCCGATGGCTCGGATGGTTCGAACGTGGTTTCACGCGCATCACCGGTGGTTATGTCGGCGCCGTCGCAGGGCTCGTCGTACGTCCGTTGCGTATGTTCGCGGTATTCGGCGTTCTTCTGGCGGCAGCATGGGGCCTCTTTACGCAGCTTCCATCCTCCTTCCTTCCGGAAGAGGACCAGGGTGTGCTGATGACCCAGATCACGTTGCCAGACGGCGCCAATGCCGCGCGCACGCAGGCTGTCATCGATATGGTCGAGGACTACTACCTGACTTATGAGAAAGATGCGGTCCAGAGCACGTTCATGAGCCTCGGCTTCAGCTTTGGGGGCAGCGGCGAGAATGCAGCCATGGGCTTCATCCGTCTCAAGGATTTCGACCAGCGGACCGATCCGGCTCTCTCGGCTACCGCCGTGGCCCAACGCGCGTCGGCCCATTTCCGGCAGATCCGCGACGCGCAGGTCTTCGTTCTGTCCCCGCCGGCGATCCAGGGTCTGGGCCAGAGCAGCGGATTTTCGATGTATCTGGAAGATACAGGCAACGAGGGTCGTTCCGCGTTGATTGCTGCCAGCAACACGCTGGCCGACAATGCTGCCGGCAACTCGGTGATTGCTAACATTCGCGGCAACACGCGTACACTTGAAGCCCAGCTCAAGATCGAGATCGATCAGGAAAAGGCCGGGGCGATGGGCATCGACCTTTCAGCGATTGACAGCCTGATAAACACTGTCTTCTCCGGAACCAATGTCAACGACTTTGTCCATAACGGTGAGATCAAGCCTGTCTATGTGCAGGCGGATGCACCCTTCAGGATGCAGCCTGAAGACCTGAACCGCTGGTATGTGAAGAACAACAGCGGCGAGATGGTGCCATTCTCGGCATTCGCCACAACCCAATGGGTGCAGGGGTCGCCCTCGTTGGCGCGCTTCAACGGTACGGCGGCCATCTCCCTCAGTGGACAGGCCGGACCAGGATCGAGCTCCGGCGAGGCGATGACCGAGGCTGAAAGGCTGGTGGCGGAACTGCCCGGCGGTTATTCGGCCTCGTGGTCGGGTCTGTCCTATCAGGAACGGCTGGCGGGTTCACAGGCCGCGATGCTCTATGCCGTCTCGCTGCTGGTCGTCTTTCTCTGCCTCGCCGCACTTTACGAAAGCTGGTCGATCCCGCTTTCGGTGATCATGGCGGTTCCGGTCGGCGTGTTCGGCGCTCTGTTGGCGGCCTGGATGTTCGACCAGTCGAACGACGTTTATTTCAAGGTTGGTCTGCTCACTACGATAGGTCTTACCGCCAAGAACGCAATCCTGATCGTGGAATTTGCCAAAGATCTGATGGAACGGGGTCACAGCGCCATCGAAGCCGTGGTCGAGGCCGCACGGTTGCGTTTGCGCCCAATCGTTATGACCTCGCTTGCCTTCGTTCTTGGTGTAACGCCACTGGCGACTGCGAGCGGGGCGGGATCGGCAGCGCAGAACGCGATCGGTATAGGCGTGATGGGGGGCATGATTGCTGCCACCATTCTCGGAATCTTCTTTGTACCGTTGCTCTTTGCGACTGTTGCAAGGGTGAATGCAAGATTGAAAGGCGGCCGTCAGGGTAAGACCCTGCCGCAAACTTCCGAGACATGAGGGTACGGTTTTCGTGATGCGTATAAGAGCAGCGAGTGCGTGCAGCAGGCGCGGGAAAGCATTGTTGGTGGTCGTCCTGACGGCGCTCGTTAACAGCGGCTGCGTTGTCGGGCCGGACTATCAAAAGCCGGATATCGCACTCCCACTTCATTGGGCGAGTGCTGGCAAAACGGCATCGTCGCGGCCGCCGGAACTGTCGAAATGGTGGCGCAGGCTCAACGATCAGACACTTGATATGCTGATCGAGGAGGCCGTTGCCGGGAATCTCGATGTCGCCGGCTCGAGGGCGCGAATCCGCGAGGCGCGCGCCAGCTACCGGCAAAATGTCGGCGCGCTGTTCCCGTCTGCCGATGGCTCGGCGTCCGCGACACGCAACCGCAGTGCTGCGTCGGCGACGGGTGCAGCCGAAACCTACAGCCAATACAGATCCGGCTTTGATGCAAGTTGGGAGATTGACCTGTTTGGCGGCAAACGCCGGGCAGTCGAGGCTGCACGTTACGGCATGGATGCGGCAGAAGAGGAGTTGCGCGCCACACTCCTGTCGCTGATTGGGGATGTGGCCTCAAATTATGTCGAGGCGCGGGGCTATCAGGCCCGTATCGCGCTTGCCCGCCGCACCGCTACCTCACAGCGTGAGACGGTGGCGCTTACCCGCACGCGCCTCGAGGCGGGGGCGGCATCGGCCGTGGACGTTGCCAACTCCTCGGGGCAGGCATCCAATACAGAGGCGAACATTCCGACCCTCGAAGCCGCATATGCCCAGGCGGTTCATCGCCTGTCGGTGCTGACCGGACGTCCGCCTGCATCTCTGGCAGACCGGATGAAGAAGTCCGCGCCGATTCCGGGTCCGAAACTACCGATCCCGACAGGTATTCCTGCCGACATCCTTCTAACCCGACCCGATGTACGCCTTGCCGAGCGTCAATATGCGCAGGCAACTGCGAAGATCGGGCAGGCCGAGGCCGAGCGGTATCCTGGGATCAGTCTGACCGGCAATATCGCAACCACAGGGCTTAATCTCGGTGACCTCGGCAGGAGCTCGTCGATAAGCTGGTCGTTCGGGCCGTCCCTGAGCGTGCCGATCTTCAATGCCGGGCAACTCGCGGCCGCGGCCGACGTTGCGAGAGCGCAGCGCGACCAGTACTTCGTTGCGTGGCGCGCGTCAGTGCTTACGGCGTTGGAGGACGTCGAAAACGCTACCGTCTCGCTCTCCCTGGAACGGGTTCGCAACGGCAGGCTGGCGACCTCTGTCCGGCATTATCGCGATGGAGCCTCGCTGGCCAGAACCCTGTACCAGTCGGGCTCGACGAGCTTCCTCGAGCTCCTCGAAGCGGAACGATCCCTCTATTCGGCCGAGGACGCCC
Proteins encoded:
- a CDS encoding efflux RND transporter periplasmic adaptor subunit, with protein sequence MNGIMRAGALMFLSLTVASCSNESAGNAGMGPPGGSMGPVEVGVVTLQSQPVPRSAELPGRVVASATAEVRPQVDGLVRRIAFREGHDVKAGDVLYELDDTKFRAAYAAAEASLKKAEAATAGARATFERNEKLAATNAVSAQTLDDARSTLLQAQADEESAKASLQTARINLDNTMIRAPIGGGVGISNVSVGALVNENQTDALVTIRQMDPVYVDLVDSSVNLLRVRDEIAAGRLGRESGSPAPISLTLENGREYERTGTLSLADMVVSQTTGTFMVRASFENPDRVLIPGMFVRAKVDFGSIPDAFLVPQRAVSRNETGDATIYLASAANKAEIRKISTRGALGNDWIVTDGVKNGDRLVVDGFQNISDGTEIEAVEVSVDDDGVVPQSLNQAASDTQEMPR
- a CDS encoding efflux RND transporter permease subunit yields the protein MASFFIARPVFAIVLAIGAVLGGLMGINSLSISQYPEIAPVTIRVSATYTGATADAVENSVTRKIEGAMTGLDGLLYMESTSSTGSASLSLTFANGTDPELAQVEVQNKISTVESQLPDAVRDRGVRVSRSPSGILMIGNIVSRDGRYTSSELSDIMSSRIEERIERLDGVGSIQSFGSGYAMRIWLDPSAMQKYQLVPGDVTAAIGAQNVQVAAGSIGAAPAVKGQQLKASIVARTQMTSAEEFERIILKTDEDGSVVRLADVARIEIGLETYGQSSTFNGLPAAGFGVQLASGANAISTAQLVHAELDSLAGALPEGVEIAYSYETTPFVELSIEKVVETLIEAIILVFLVLLLFLQNLRATLIPMIAVPVVLLGTFGVLAALGYSINMLTMFAMVLAIGLLVDDAIVVVENVERIMRDEKLSAREATEKSMGEITGALVGIGLVLTAVFIPMAFFSGSVGVIYRQFSVTIASAMILSVLVAIILTPALCALMLKPAHDGLLARWLGWFERGFTRITGGYVGAVAGLVVRPLRMFAVFGVLLAAAWGLFTQLPSSFLPEEDQGVLMTQITLPDGANAARTQAVIDMVEDYYLTYEKDAVQSTFMSLGFSFGGSGENAAMGFIRLKDFDQRTDPALSATAVAQRASAHFRQIRDAQVFVLSPPAIQGLGQSSGFSMYLEDTGNEGRSALIAASNTLADNAAGNSVIANIRGNTRTLEAQLKIEIDQEKAGAMGIDLSAIDSLINTVFSGTNVNDFVHNGEIKPVYVQADAPFRMQPEDLNRWYVKNNSGEMVPFSAFATTQWVQGSPSLARFNGTAAISLSGQAGPGSSSGEAMTEAERLVAELPGGYSASWSGLSYQERLAGSQAAMLYAVSLLVVFLCLAALYESWSIPLSVIMAVPVGVFGALLAAWMFDQSNDVYFKVGLLTTIGLTAKNAILIVEFAKDLMERGHSAIEAVVEAARLRLRPIVMTSLAFVLGVTPLATASGAGSAAQNAIGIGVMGGMIAATILGIFFVPLLFATVARVNARLKGGRQGKTLPQTSET
- a CDS encoding efflux transporter outer membrane subunit, which encodes MRIRAASACSRRGKALLVVVLTALVNSGCVVGPDYQKPDIALPLHWASAGKTASSRPPELSKWWRRLNDQTLDMLIEEAVAGNLDVAGSRARIREARASYRQNVGALFPSADGSASATRNRSAASATGAAETYSQYRSGFDASWEIDLFGGKRRAVEAARYGMDAAEEELRATLLSLIGDVASNYVEARGYQARIALARRTATSQRETVALTRTRLEAGAASAVDVANSSGQASNTEANIPTLEAAYAQAVHRLSVLTGRPPASLADRMKKSAPIPGPKLPIPTGIPADILLTRPDVRLAERQYAQATAKIGQAEAERYPGISLTGNIATTGLNLGDLGRSSSISWSFGPSLSVPIFNAGQLAAAADVARAQRDQYFVAWRASVLTALEDVENATVSLSLERVRNGRLATSVRHYRDGASLARTLYQSGSTSFLELLEAERSLYSAEDALIQSRVSIATDYIALNKALGGGWDGYVDSTKPEILDANQGPRLAGSVRN